A stretch of the Lactuca sativa cultivar Salinas chromosome 9, Lsat_Salinas_v11, whole genome shotgun sequence genome encodes the following:
- the LOC128128950 gene encoding uncharacterized protein LOC128128950 produces MRACSSKFLANNILHQVESNPKIPTRALLEDLVQRYSLSISNMKVFRAKAMAKQYVYGDYEKQYGVLREYAMELKSKNQGTTVKIDVEIEPNGLFPGQILTAVGLNSNNGIYPVAYAIVETENINSWTWFLEHLGILAAIEKLFPSAEQRFCLRHVYDNMKLKHKGDELREAVWCCGKVYNIPKFNRAMEKLKKLNPEAHEWLSKIPAKHWARSHFSGRALTDSLTNNLCEVLNSKLDEARDKPIITCLEYIRKYLTKRIVSVHKVLDKCKGSLSTTATTILENNKTEASKMRVLFNGADKYQVTGLWMEQYVVNLKERSCTCRKWDITGIPCQHAIAAMYDKMQNGSECGDPEAWVSKCYWLSTWNAMYQHTIDPINGRSMWPRSDCPTTLLPPKHHKQVGRPKKKRKRQLMSQLKVVGGEDEWWCVVVVEVGEGGGGGVLVMMGGAYVSGGGVDGWVMWVVVVGDDDGWMSGGWWVVVVVMVVGVMVAGSSDGWWGGDGGGGLGGWGWLWQVVVIYGGGRCWCSVGGVVLVGGGDGDGDGWWWI; encoded by the exons ATGAGGGCTTGTTCATCTAAGTTTCTAGCTAACAACATATTGCATCAAGTTGAAAGTAACCCCAAGATCCCTACACGTGCTTTACTAGAGGACTTAGTACAGAGGTATTCACTTTCAATATCAAATATGAAAGTATTCCGGGCCAAAGCTATGGCAAAACAATATGTTTATGGTGATTATGAAAAGCAGTATGGTGTTTTGAGAGAATATGCCATGGAATTGAAGTCAAAGAATCAAGGAACAACTGTGAAGATAGATGTCGAAATTGAACCCAAT GGTCTCTTTCCAGGACAAATTCTTACTGCAGTTGGGCTTAATTCAAACAATGGCATTTACCCAGTTGCATATGCCATTGTAGAGACTGAAAATATTaactcttggacatggtttttggaACACCTGG GAATCTTGGCTGCAATAGAGAAGTTATTTCCATCAGCTGAGCAAAGGTTCTGTTTAAGACATGTGTATGACAACATGAAATTGAAACACAAAGGAGATGAATTGAGGGAAGCAGTATGGTGTTGTGGAAAAGTATACAACATACCAAAATTTAATAGGGCTATGGAGAAATTGAAAAAGCTTAACCCAGAAGCACATGAGTGGTTAAGTAAAATTCCTGCAAAACACTGGGCAAGATCCCATTTCTCTG GAAGGGCATTGACTGATAGTTTGACAAATAACTTGTGTGAGGTACTTAACTCCAAGTTAGATGAGGCAAGGGACAAGCCTATAATCACTTGTTTGGAATATATTAGAAAATACCTCACAAAGAGAATAGTAAGTGTTCATAAGGTGCTAGACAAATGCAAAGGTTCTCTAAGTACAACTGCAACAACAATCTTAGAAAACAATAAGACAGAGGCAAGTAAGATGAGGGTCCTATTTAATGGAGCTGATAAATATCAAGTGACTGGTCTATGGATGGAGCAGTATGTTGTGAATTTGAAAGAGAGGAGTTGCACTTGCAGGAAATGGGACATTACAGGTATTCCATGCCAGCATGCTATTGCTGCAATGTATGATAAGATGCAGAATGGGTCAGAATGTGGAGATCCTGAGGCTTGGGTGAGCAAATGTTACTGGCTCAGTACATGGAATGCTATGTACCAACACACAATTGACCCAATAAATGGAAGGAGCATGTGGCCTAGATCTGATTGTCCAACAACCCTTCTCCCACCCAAACATCACAAACAG GTTGGTAGGCCAAAGAAAAAAAGGAAGAGGCAGTTGATGAGCCAACTCAAA GTAGTAGGTGGTGAAGATGAGTGGTGGTGTGTGGTGGTGGTGGAAGTGGGAGAGGGTGGTGG GGGTGGGGTACTTGTTATGATGGGTGGTGCATATGTTAGTGGcggtggtgttgatgggtgggTGATG TGGGTGGTAGTGGTGGGTGATGATGATGGGTGGATGAGTGGTggttggtgggtggtggtggtggtaatggTGGTGGGGGTTATGGTAGCAGGTAGTAGTGATGGGTG gtggggtggtgatggtggtggtggtcttGGTGGGTGGGGATGGTTGTGGCAGGTAGTGGTAATATATGGTGGAGGCAGGTGCTGGTGTTCAGTGGGTGGGGTGGtgttggtgggtggtggtgatggtgatggagaCGGGTGGTGGTGGATATAG